A window of the Candidatus Paraluminiphilus aquimaris genome harbors these coding sequences:
- the fliQ gene encoding flagellar biosynthesis protein FliQ: MGPETVLDIGREALWLAVLLAGPMLGAALAVGLFIGVIQAATQIQEMTLSFIPKLLALVIVLFIIGPWMLRIIVTFTERLFMDIPGLVG, from the coding sequence ATGGGGCCTGAAACGGTACTGGATATTGGTCGCGAGGCACTTTGGCTTGCTGTGCTTCTGGCCGGACCAATGTTAGGGGCGGCGCTGGCTGTCGGCCTGTTCATCGGGGTCATTCAGGCGGCCACGCAGATTCAAGAGATGACACTTAGTTTCATTCCGAAGCTTCTTGCTCTGGTTATTGTGCTCTTCATCATTGGGCCTTGGATGTTACGCATTATCGTCACGTTCACCGAGCGTCTTTTCATGGACATTCCAGGGCTGGTGGGCTGA
- the fliR gene encoding flagellar biosynthetic protein FliR: MPVSFDEILSAMTLFAAPFLRLSAMMAVAPVFSAQGFNVRTRALFALTIAALVAPSLPPSPVDSLLSGAGVLMAVREIGVGLILGFVIQLAFGAAVFAGQAISMTMGLGFAMAVDPQNGVQVPVLSQLYIILATLLFLALDGHLLLISAVVESYQLIPIGVSGIPEASLSAVVSLGTIVFAGGILLALPALTALLLINIAFGIVTRTAPQLNIFAVGFPVTILAGLLIMFIVMPGFISALTELMGSSIESGMGALG; the protein is encoded by the coding sequence ATGCCAGTCTCCTTCGACGAGATTCTTTCCGCCATGACGCTGTTCGCAGCGCCCTTCCTCAGGTTGTCGGCCATGATGGCTGTGGCCCCCGTGTTCAGTGCTCAGGGTTTTAATGTGCGCACGCGGGCACTGTTTGCGCTCACCATCGCAGCCTTGGTTGCACCCTCGCTACCACCTTCGCCAGTGGACTCGCTCTTATCGGGAGCGGGGGTATTGATGGCTGTTCGTGAAATCGGAGTTGGGCTTATTTTGGGCTTTGTCATCCAGCTGGCTTTTGGGGCGGCTGTCTTCGCAGGTCAAGCAATATCGATGACGATGGGGTTGGGTTTCGCGATGGCCGTGGATCCACAAAATGGGGTTCAGGTTCCCGTTCTTTCGCAACTGTATATTATTTTAGCGACCCTATTATTTTTAGCCCTCGATGGGCATCTCCTGCTTATTTCCGCAGTTGTTGAGTCTTACCAGCTGATTCCTATCGGCGTCAGTGGTATCCCTGAGGCCAGTTTGTCGGCCGTGGTGTCCCTGGGAACAATTGTATTTGCTGGGGGTATTTTGTTAGCACTGCCAGCACTCACTGCGCTGCTGCTCATCAACATTGCGTTTGGCATTGTTACCCGAACCGCACCACAGTTGAATATCTTCGCCGTTGGCTTTCCCGTAACGATTCTCGCGGGACTGCTCATCATGTTCATCGTTATGCCTGGATTCATTTCCGCACTCACCGAGCTTATGGGCTCGTCGATAGAGAGTGGAATGGGTGCATTGGGCTAA
- the flhB gene encoding flagellar biosynthesis protein FlhB has protein sequence MAEEQQGQERTEEPTAKRLNEARKKGQVARSRELNTLLVMLASAVALWLLSGTAMSGLTDIMSTALSPEGDVLKTPELIPAHLSHALISALILITPFLLITVVAALAGPAVMGGLLFSPEAVAFKLEKLDPIKGLGRVFSTKGLIELVKALLKFFLVLGVAVLVYKAMEREVMALITFDVMEGIARSGSIIMLALVLLSATLVLIAAIDVPFQLWSHNKQMKMTKQEIKDEGKETDGRPEVKARVRQLQQEASQRRMLQDVPDADVVITNPTHYSVALKYDSDGSGAPRVVAKGQDLIALKIRSIAIEHDVAIYEEPPLARALHGTTEIGDEIPGPLFLAVARVLAYVFHLKKASPTDYIPRPEAAELPSEFAAYR, from the coding sequence GTGGCAGAAGAGCAGCAGGGACAGGAACGCACAGAAGAGCCCACCGCCAAGCGTCTCAATGAGGCGCGCAAGAAAGGGCAGGTCGCTCGCTCGCGGGAGTTAAATACGCTTCTTGTTATGTTGGCGAGTGCTGTTGCGCTGTGGCTACTTAGTGGCACGGCCATGTCGGGCCTCACCGATATTATGAGTACGGCGTTGAGTCCTGAAGGAGATGTTCTCAAAACACCTGAGCTGATTCCTGCGCATCTCTCTCATGCTCTGATCTCAGCCTTGATATTGATTACGCCTTTCCTGTTGATCACGGTGGTCGCCGCTTTAGCGGGTCCTGCTGTCATGGGCGGGCTTCTCTTTAGTCCTGAGGCGGTAGCGTTCAAGCTCGAAAAGCTCGACCCGATTAAAGGTTTGGGACGTGTTTTTTCAACGAAGGGTTTGATCGAGCTTGTAAAAGCGCTTCTGAAATTCTTCCTCGTTCTGGGTGTGGCCGTGTTGGTCTACAAGGCCATGGAGCGCGAGGTTATGGCACTCATCACTTTTGACGTCATGGAGGGCATCGCTCGCTCAGGAAGCATCATCATGTTGGCCCTCGTCTTACTCTCTGCGACCTTGGTGCTCATTGCTGCCATTGATGTGCCTTTCCAGCTCTGGAGTCATAACAAGCAGATGAAAATGACCAAACAGGAGATCAAGGATGAAGGTAAAGAAACCGACGGTCGTCCTGAAGTAAAGGCCCGTGTGCGCCAGTTGCAACAGGAAGCGTCACAGCGGCGCATGCTCCAGGATGTTCCTGATGCTGACGTGGTGATTACAAACCCAACACACTATTCCGTTGCGCTGAAATACGATTCCGACGGTTCAGGTGCGCCGCGCGTGGTTGCGAAGGGCCAGGATCTTATTGCGCTAAAGATTAGATCGATTGCTATTGAGCACGATGTCGCTATTTATGAAGAGCCGCCGCTTGCGCGTGCGCTCCATGGCACCACAGAAATTGGTGACGAGATACCGGGCCCCCTTTTCCTCGCCGTGGCACGCGTGTTGGCCTATGTCTTCCACTTAAAGAAAGCATCACCCACAGATTATATTCCTCGCCCAGAGGCTGCAGAGCTTCCGAGTGAGTTTGCAGCATATCGCTAG